Proteins encoded together in one Microcebus murinus isolate Inina chromosome 18, M.murinus_Inina_mat1.0, whole genome shotgun sequence window:
- the PPP1R1B gene encoding protein phosphatase 1 regulatory subunit 1B, giving the protein MDPKDRKKIQFSVPAPPSQLDPRQVEMIRRRRPTPAMLFRLSEHSSPEEEASPHQRASGEGHHVKSKRSNPCAYTPPSLKAVQRIAESHLQSISNLNENPGSEEEDELGELRELGYPREEDEEEEDDDEEEEEEEDSQAEILKGSRVFAGQKTAYGQGLEGPWERPPPLDESQRDGSSEDQVEDPALSEPGEEPQRPAPPKPGT; this is encoded by the exons atGGACCCCAAGGACCGCAAGAAGATCCAGTTCTCGGTGCCCGCGCCCCCCAGCCAGCTGGACCCGCGGCAGGTGGAGATG ATCCGGCGCCGGAGACCAACCCCTGCCATGCTGTTCCGGCTCTCAGAGCACTCCTCGCCAG AGGAGGAGGCCTCCCCCCACCAG AGAGCTTCAGGAGAGGGGCACCACGTCAAGTCGAAGAGATCCAACCCCTGTGCCTACACGCCCCCCTCGCTGAAAG CCGTGCAGCGCATTGCTGAGTCTCACCTGCAGTCCATCAGCAACTTGAATGAGAACCCGGGctcagaggaggaggatgagctGGGGGAGCTTCGGGAGCTGGGTTATCCAAGAGAGgaagacgaggaggaggaggatgatgatgaagaagaggaggaggaagaagacagCCAAGCTGAAATCCTGAAGGGCAGCAGGGTGTTTG CTGGGCAGAAGACAGCCTATGGCCAGGGTCTGGAGGGGCCCTGGGAGCGCCCACCCCCTCTGGATGAGTCCCAGAGAGATGGCAGCTCTGAGGACCAAGTGGAAGACCCAGCACTAAGTG AACCAGGGGAGGAGCCTCAGCGCCCTGCCCCACCTAAGCCTGGCACATAG
- the STARD3 gene encoding stAR-related lipid transfer protein 3: protein MSKLPRELARDLERSLPAVASLGSSLSHSQSLSSHFLPPPPEKRRAISDVRRTFCLFVTFDLLFISLLWIIELNTNTGIQKNLEQEIIHYNFKTSFFDIFVLAFFRFSGLLLGYAVLRLRHWWVIAVTTLVSSAFLIVKVILSELLSKGAFGYLLPIVSFVLAWLETWFLDFKVLPQEAEEERWYLAAQAAVARGPLLFSGALSEGQFYSPPESFAGSDNESDEEVTGKKSFSAQEREYIRQGKEATAVVDQILAQEENWKFEKNNEYGDTVYTIEVPFHGKTFILKTFLPCPAELVYQEVMLQPERMVLWNKTVTACQILQRVEDNTLVSYDVSAGAAGGVVSPRDFVNVRRIERRRDRYLSSGIATIHSAKPATHKYVRGENGPGGFIVLKSASNPRVCTFIWILNTDLKGRLPRYLIHQSLAATMFEFAFHLRQRIGELGARV from the exons ATGAGCAAACTGCCCCGGGAGCTGGCCCGAGACTTGGAGCGCAGCCTGCCCGCCGTGGCCTCCCTGGGCTCGTCGCTGTCCCACAGCCAGAGCCTCTCGTCGCACTTCCTCCCGCCACCTCCGGAGAAGCGCCGGGCCATCTCTGATGTCCGCCGCACCTTCTGTCTCTTTGTCACCTTCGACCTGCTCTTCATCTCCCTGCTCTGGATCATTGAGCTGAAC ACCAACACGGGCATCCAGAAGAACCTGGAGCAGGAGATCATCCACTACAACTTTAAAACCTCTTTCTTTGACATCTTT GTCCTGGCCTTCTTCCGCTTCTCTGGACTGCTCCTGGGCTACGCCGTGCTGCGACTCCGGCACTGGTGGGTGATTGCG GTCACTACACTGGTGTCCAGCGCATTCCTCATTGTCAAGGTCATCCTCTCTGAG ctGCTCAGCAAAGGGGCATTCGGCTACCTGCTCCCCATTGTGTCCTTTGTCCTCGCCTGGTTGGAGACATGGTTCCTCGACTTCAAAGTCCTACcccaggaggccgaggaggaacGAT GGTATcttgctgcccaggctgctgtCGCCCGTGGACCCCTGCTGTTCTCCGGTGCTCTGTCTGAGGGCCAGTTCTATTCACCCCCAGAATCCTTTGCAG GGTCTGACAATGAATCAGATGAAGAAGTTACTGGGAAGAAAAGTTTCTCTGCCCAG GAGCGGGAGTACATCCGCCAGGGGAAGGAGGCCACAGCAGTGGTAGACCAGATCTTGGCccaggaggagaactggaagttCGAGAAGAATAAT GAATATGGGGACACTGTGTACACCATTGAGGTTCCCTTTCATGGCAAGACGTTCATCCTCAAG accttcctgccctgccctgcggaGCTGGTGTACCAGGAGGTGATGCTACAGCCCGAGAGGATGGTGCTGTGGAACAAGACGGTGACCGCCTGCCAG ATCCTACAGCGAGTAGAAGACAACACCCTCGTCTCCTATGACGTGTCTGCAGGGGCTGCGGGTGGCGTGGTCTCCCCCAG ggactTTGTGAATGTCCGGCGCATTGAGCGGCGCAGGGACAGATACCTGTCCTCAGGCATTGCCACCATACACAGCGCCAAGCCTGCCACCCACAAATACGTCAG GGGAGAGAATGGCCCCGGGGGCTTCATCGTGCTCAAGTCGGCCAGTAACCCCCGAGTCTGCACCTTCATCTGGATTCTCAACACAGATCTCAAG GGCCGCCTGCCCCGGTACCTCATCCACCAGAGCCTCGCCGCCACCATGTTTGAATTTGCCTTTCACCTGCGGCAGCGCATCGGAGAGCTGGGGGCGCGCGTGTGA